The Pan troglodytes isolate AG18354 chromosome 1, NHGRI_mPanTro3-v2.0_pri, whole genome shotgun sequence genome includes a region encoding these proteins:
- the TP73 gene encoding tumor protein p73 isoform X1: MAQSTATSPDGGTTFEHLWSSLEPDSTYFDLPQSSRGNNEVVGGTDSSMDVFHLEGMTTSVMAQFNLLSSTMDQMSSRAASASPYTPEHAASVPTHSPYAQPSSTFDTMSPAPVIPSNTDYPGPHHFEVTFQQSSTAKSATWTYSPLLKKLYCQIAKTCPIQIKVSTPPPPGTAIRAMPVYKKAEHVTDVVKRCPNHELGRDFNEGQSAPASHLIRVEGNNLSQYVDDPVTGRQSVVVPYEPPQVGTEFTTILYNFMCNSSCVGGMNRRPILIIITLEMRDGQVLGRRSFEGRICACPGRDRKADEDHYREQQALNESSAKNGAASKRAFKQSPPAVPALGAGVKKRRHGDEDTYYLQVRGRENFEILMKLKESLELMELVPQPLVDSYRQQQQLLQRPSHLQPPSYGPVLSPMNKVHGGMNKLPSVNQLVGQPPPHSSAATPNLGPVGPGMLNNHGHAVPANGEMGSSHSAQSMVSGSHCTPPPPYHADPSLVSFLTGLGCPNCIEYFTSQGLQSIYHLQNLTIEDLGALKIPEQYRMTIWRGLQDLKQGHDYSTTQQLLRSSNAATISIGGSGELQRQRVMEAVHFRVRHTITIPNRGGPGGGPDEWADFGFDLPDCKARKQPIKEEFTEAEIH, from the exons GCCCAGTTCAATCTGCTGAGCAGCACCATGGACCAGATGAGCAGCCGCGCGGCCTCGGCCAGTCCCTACACCCCAGAGCACGCCGCCAGCGTGCCCACCCACTCGCCCTACGCACAGCCCAGCTCCACCTTCGACACCATGTCGCCGGCGCCTGTCATCCCCTCCAACACCGACTACCCCGGCCCCCACCACTTCGAGGTCACTTTCCAGCAGTCCAGCACGGCCAAGTCAGCCACCTGGACG TACTCCCCGCTCTTGAAGAAACTCTACTGCCAGATCGCCAAGACATGCCCCATCCAGATCAAGGTGTCCACCCCGCCACCCCCAGGCACCGCCATCCGGGCCATGCCTGTTTACAAGAAAGCGGAGCACGTGACCGACGTCGTGAAACGCTGCCCCAACCATGAGCTCGGGAGGGACTTCAACGAAG GACAGTCTGCTCCAGCCAGCCACCTCATCCGCGTGGAAGGCAATAATCTCTCGCAGTATGTGGATGACCCTGTCACGGGCAGGCAGAGCGTCGTGGTGCCCTATGAGCCACCACAG GTGGGGACGGAATTCACCACCATCCTGTACAACTTCATGTGTAACAGCAGCTGTGTAGGGGGCATGAACCGGCGGCCcatcctcatcatcatcaccCTGGAGATGCGGGA TGGGCAGGTGCTGGGCCGCCGGTCCTTTGAGGGCCGCATCTGCGCCTGTCCTGGCCGCGACCGAAAAGCCGATGAGGACCACTACCGGGAGCAGCAGGCCCTGAACGAAAGCTCCGCCAAGAACGGGGCCGCCAGCAAGCGTG CCTTCAAGCAGAGCCCCCCTGCCGTCCCCGCCCTTGGCGCCGGCGTGAAGAAGCGGCGGCATGGAGACGAGGACACGTACTACCTGCAG GTGCGAGGCCGGGAGAACTTTGAGATCCTGATGAAGCTGAAAGAGAGCCTGGAGCTGATGGAGTTGGTGCCGCAGCCACTGGTGGACTCCTatcggcagcagcagcagctcctaCAGAGGCC GAGTCACCTACAGCCCCCGTCCTACGGGCCGGTCCTCTCGCCCATGAACAAGGTGCACGGGGGCATGAACAAGCTGCCCTCCGTCAACCAGCTGGTGGGCCAGCCTCCCCCGCACAGTTCGGCAGCTACACCCAACCTGGGGCCCGTGG GCCCTGGGATGCTCAACAACCATGGCCACGCAGTGCCAGCCAACGGCGAGATGGGCAGcagccacagcgcccagtccaTGGTCTCGGGGTCCCACTGCACTCCGCCACCCCCGTACCACGCCGACCCCAGCCTCGTCAG TTTTTTAACAGGATTGGGGTGTCCAAACTGCATCGAGTATTTCACCTCCCAAGGGTTACAGAGCATTTACCACCTGCAGAACCTGACCATTGAG GACCTGGGGGCCCTGAAGATCCCCGAGCAGTACCGCATGACCATCTGGCGGGGCCTGCAGGACCTGAAGCAGGGCCACGACTACAGCACCACGCAGCAGCTGCTCCGCTCCAGCAACGCGGCCACCATCTCCATCGGCGGCTCAGGGGAACTGCAGCGCCAGCGGGTCATGGAGGCCGTGCACTTCCGCGTGCGCCACACCATCACCATCCCCAACCGCGGCGGCCCAGGCGGCGGCCCTGACGAGTGGGCAGACTTCGGCTTCGACCTGCCCGACTGCAAGGCCCGCAAGCAGCCCATCAAGGAGGAGTTCACGGAGGCCGAGATCCATTGA